From the genome of Globicephala melas chromosome 11, mGloMel1.2, whole genome shotgun sequence, one region includes:
- the TMEM14C gene encoding transmembrane protein 14C isoform X1 has product MEKDSGPLVPIHWIGFGYAALVASGGIIGYARAGSVPSLAAGLLFGGLAGLGAYQLSQDPRNIWLFLVTSGTLAGIMGMRFYHSGKFMPAGLIAGASLLMVAKLGISALGQSHP; this is encoded by the exons ATGGAGAAGGACTCTGGCCCACT AGTGCCTATACATTGGATCGGCTTTGGCTACGCAGCACTGGTTGCTTCCGGCGGGATCATTGGCTATGCAAGAGCAG GCAGTGTCCCGTCCCTGGCTGCCGGGCTCCTCTTCGGTGGATTAGCGGGCCTCGGGGCCTATCAGCTGTCTCAGGATCCAAGGAACATTTGGCTTTTCTTAG TTACATCTGGAACCTTGGCTGGCATTATGGGAATGAGATTCTACCACTCTGGAAAATTTATGCCTGCAGGCTTAATTGCAGGTGCCAG TTTGCTGATGGTCGCCAAACTTGGAATTAGTGCGTTGGGTCAATCCCATCCGTAG
- the TMEM14C gene encoding transmembrane protein 14C isoform X2, producing the protein MEKDSGPLVPIHWIGFGYAALVASGGIIGYARAGSVPSLAAGLLFGGLAGLGAYQLSQDPRNIWLFLVTSGTLAGIMGMRFYHSGKFMPAGLIAVC; encoded by the exons ATGGAGAAGGACTCTGGCCCACT AGTGCCTATACATTGGATCGGCTTTGGCTACGCAGCACTGGTTGCTTCCGGCGGGATCATTGGCTATGCAAGAGCAG GCAGTGTCCCGTCCCTGGCTGCCGGGCTCCTCTTCGGTGGATTAGCGGGCCTCGGGGCCTATCAGCTGTCTCAGGATCCAAGGAACATTTGGCTTTTCTTAG TTACATCTGGAACCTTGGCTGGCATTATGGGAATGAGATTCTACCACTCTGGAAAATTTATGCCTGCAGGCTTAATTGCAG TTTGCTGA
- the PAK1IP1 gene encoding p21-activated protein kinase-interacting protein 1 isoform X1 — protein MELVAGCYEQVLFGFAVHVEPKASGDQEQKWTPVADFTHHAHTASLSAVAVSSRFVVTGSKDETIHIYDMKKKIDHGALVHHNGTITCLKFHGNRHLISGAEDGLICVWDAKKWECLKSIKAHKGHVTFLSIHPSGKLALSVGTDKTLRTWNLVEGRSAFIKNIKQNAHIVEWSPRGEKYVVVILNKIDVYQLDTASVSGTITNEKRVSSVTFLSESVLAVAGDEEVVRFFDCDSLMCLSEFKAHENRVKDMFSFETPEHHIIVTASSDGFIKMWKLKENKGVSPSLLCEVNTNARLTCLGVWLDRVTDTKGSLLPAVEPSPVSKQEQSKRKKKESGREVQEEERQLKPDTKKCGLTGDSNKPTKGSSLVSSKRKTVEMLGKKKSKRKKI, from the exons ATGGAGCTGGTAGCTGGATGCTACGAGCAGGTACTTTTTGGGTTCGCTGTACACGTGGAGCCCAAGGCGAGCGGCGACCAGGAG CAGAAATGGACTCCTGTGGCCGACTTCACTCACCACGCCCACACTGCCTCCTTGTCAGCAGTGGCTGTCAGTAGCCGTTTTGTAGTCACTGGGAGCAAAGATGAAACCATTCACATTTATGACATGAAAAAGAAGATAGACCATGGGGCTCTAGTGCATCACAATG GCACAATAACTTGCCTGAAATTCCACGGCAACAGGCACTTAATCAGCGGGGCAGAGGACGGCCTCATTTGTGTCTGGGATGCAAAGAAATGGGAGTGCCTGAAGTCGATTAAAGCTCACAA AGGACATGTGACCTTCCTTTCCATTCACCCGTCTGGCAAGTTGGCCCTGTCTGTGGGTACAGATAAGACATTAAG AACATGGAATCTTGTGGAAGGAAGATCGGCAttcataaaaaacataaaacaaa ATGCTCACATAGTGGAATGGTCCCCAAGAGGAGAGAAATACGTAGTTGTCATTCTGAACAAAATAGATGTCTATCAGCTTGACACTGCATCCGTCAGTGGCACCATCACAAATGAAAAGAGAGTATCTTCTGTTACGTTTCTTTCA GAATCTGTCCTTGCAGTGGCTGGAGATGAGGAGGTCGTAAGATTTTTTGACTGTGATTCACTAATGTGCCTCTCTGAATTCAAAGCTCATGAAAACAG GGTAAAAGACATGTTCAGTTTTGAAACTCCAGAGCATCATATTATTGTTACAGCATCGAGTGATGGTTTCATCAAAATGTGGAAGCTCAAAGAGAACAAG GGGGTTTCCCCGTCTTTGCTGTGTGAAGTAAACACTAACGCCAGGCTGACATGTCTTGGAGTGTGGCTGGACAGAGTGACAGACACGAAAGGAAGCCTGCTTCCAGCTGTAGAACCATCTCCTG TAAGTAAACAAGAACagtccaaaaggaaaaaaaaggaatctggcCGTGAAGTCCAGGAGGAAGAAAGGCAGCTAAAACCTGACACGAAGAAATGCGGTTTAACTGGTGACAGTAATAAGCCAACAAAAGGAAGCAGCCTGGTGTCAAGCAAGAGGAAAACAGTAGAAATgttaggaaaaaagaagagcaaaaggaagaaaatatga
- the PAK1IP1 gene encoding p21-activated protein kinase-interacting protein 1 isoform X2 — MELVAGCYEQVLFGFAVHVEPKASGDQEKWTPVADFTHHAHTASLSAVAVSSRFVVTGSKDETIHIYDMKKKIDHGALVHHNGTITCLKFHGNRHLISGAEDGLICVWDAKKWECLKSIKAHKGHVTFLSIHPSGKLALSVGTDKTLRTWNLVEGRSAFIKNIKQNAHIVEWSPRGEKYVVVILNKIDVYQLDTASVSGTITNEKRVSSVTFLSESVLAVAGDEEVVRFFDCDSLMCLSEFKAHENRVKDMFSFETPEHHIIVTASSDGFIKMWKLKENKGVSPSLLCEVNTNARLTCLGVWLDRVTDTKGSLLPAVEPSPVSKQEQSKRKKKESGREVQEEERQLKPDTKKCGLTGDSNKPTKGSSLVSSKRKTVEMLGKKKSKRKKI, encoded by the exons ATGGAGCTGGTAGCTGGATGCTACGAGCAGGTACTTTTTGGGTTCGCTGTACACGTGGAGCCCAAGGCGAGCGGCGACCAGGAG AAATGGACTCCTGTGGCCGACTTCACTCACCACGCCCACACTGCCTCCTTGTCAGCAGTGGCTGTCAGTAGCCGTTTTGTAGTCACTGGGAGCAAAGATGAAACCATTCACATTTATGACATGAAAAAGAAGATAGACCATGGGGCTCTAGTGCATCACAATG GCACAATAACTTGCCTGAAATTCCACGGCAACAGGCACTTAATCAGCGGGGCAGAGGACGGCCTCATTTGTGTCTGGGATGCAAAGAAATGGGAGTGCCTGAAGTCGATTAAAGCTCACAA AGGACATGTGACCTTCCTTTCCATTCACCCGTCTGGCAAGTTGGCCCTGTCTGTGGGTACAGATAAGACATTAAG AACATGGAATCTTGTGGAAGGAAGATCGGCAttcataaaaaacataaaacaaa ATGCTCACATAGTGGAATGGTCCCCAAGAGGAGAGAAATACGTAGTTGTCATTCTGAACAAAATAGATGTCTATCAGCTTGACACTGCATCCGTCAGTGGCACCATCACAAATGAAAAGAGAGTATCTTCTGTTACGTTTCTTTCA GAATCTGTCCTTGCAGTGGCTGGAGATGAGGAGGTCGTAAGATTTTTTGACTGTGATTCACTAATGTGCCTCTCTGAATTCAAAGCTCATGAAAACAG GGTAAAAGACATGTTCAGTTTTGAAACTCCAGAGCATCATATTATTGTTACAGCATCGAGTGATGGTTTCATCAAAATGTGGAAGCTCAAAGAGAACAAG GGGGTTTCCCCGTCTTTGCTGTGTGAAGTAAACACTAACGCCAGGCTGACATGTCTTGGAGTGTGGCTGGACAGAGTGACAGACACGAAAGGAAGCCTGCTTCCAGCTGTAGAACCATCTCCTG TAAGTAAACAAGAACagtccaaaaggaaaaaaaaggaatctggcCGTGAAGTCCAGGAGGAAGAAAGGCAGCTAAAACCTGACACGAAGAAATGCGGTTTAACTGGTGACAGTAATAAGCCAACAAAAGGAAGCAGCCTGGTGTCAAGCAAGAGGAAAACAGTAGAAATgttaggaaaaaagaagagcaaaaggaagaaaatatga
- the PAK1IP1 gene encoding p21-activated protein kinase-interacting protein 1 isoform X3, translating into MELVAGCYEQQKWTPVADFTHHAHTASLSAVAVSSRFVVTGSKDETIHIYDMKKKIDHGALVHHNGTITCLKFHGNRHLISGAEDGLICVWDAKKWECLKSIKAHKGHVTFLSIHPSGKLALSVGTDKTLRTWNLVEGRSAFIKNIKQNAHIVEWSPRGEKYVVVILNKIDVYQLDTASVSGTITNEKRVSSVTFLSESVLAVAGDEEVVRFFDCDSLMCLSEFKAHENRVKDMFSFETPEHHIIVTASSDGFIKMWKLKENKGVSPSLLCEVNTNARLTCLGVWLDRVTDTKGSLLPAVEPSPVSKQEQSKRKKKESGREVQEEERQLKPDTKKCGLTGDSNKPTKGSSLVSSKRKTVEMLGKKKSKRKKI; encoded by the exons ATGGAGCTGGTAGCTGGATGCTACGAGCAG CAGAAATGGACTCCTGTGGCCGACTTCACTCACCACGCCCACACTGCCTCCTTGTCAGCAGTGGCTGTCAGTAGCCGTTTTGTAGTCACTGGGAGCAAAGATGAAACCATTCACATTTATGACATGAAAAAGAAGATAGACCATGGGGCTCTAGTGCATCACAATG GCACAATAACTTGCCTGAAATTCCACGGCAACAGGCACTTAATCAGCGGGGCAGAGGACGGCCTCATTTGTGTCTGGGATGCAAAGAAATGGGAGTGCCTGAAGTCGATTAAAGCTCACAA AGGACATGTGACCTTCCTTTCCATTCACCCGTCTGGCAAGTTGGCCCTGTCTGTGGGTACAGATAAGACATTAAG AACATGGAATCTTGTGGAAGGAAGATCGGCAttcataaaaaacataaaacaaa ATGCTCACATAGTGGAATGGTCCCCAAGAGGAGAGAAATACGTAGTTGTCATTCTGAACAAAATAGATGTCTATCAGCTTGACACTGCATCCGTCAGTGGCACCATCACAAATGAAAAGAGAGTATCTTCTGTTACGTTTCTTTCA GAATCTGTCCTTGCAGTGGCTGGAGATGAGGAGGTCGTAAGATTTTTTGACTGTGATTCACTAATGTGCCTCTCTGAATTCAAAGCTCATGAAAACAG GGTAAAAGACATGTTCAGTTTTGAAACTCCAGAGCATCATATTATTGTTACAGCATCGAGTGATGGTTTCATCAAAATGTGGAAGCTCAAAGAGAACAAG GGGGTTTCCCCGTCTTTGCTGTGTGAAGTAAACACTAACGCCAGGCTGACATGTCTTGGAGTGTGGCTGGACAGAGTGACAGACACGAAAGGAAGCCTGCTTCCAGCTGTAGAACCATCTCCTG TAAGTAAACAAGAACagtccaaaaggaaaaaaaaggaatctggcCGTGAAGTCCAGGAGGAAGAAAGGCAGCTAAAACCTGACACGAAGAAATGCGGTTTAACTGGTGACAGTAATAAGCCAACAAAAGGAAGCAGCCTGGTGTCAAGCAAGAGGAAAACAGTAGAAATgttaggaaaaaagaagagcaaaaggaagaaaatatga
- the PAK1IP1 gene encoding p21-activated protein kinase-interacting protein 1 isoform X4: MKKKIDHGALVHHNGTITCLKFHGNRHLISGAEDGLICVWDAKKWECLKSIKAHKGHVTFLSIHPSGKLALSVGTDKTLRTWNLVEGRSAFIKNIKQNAHIVEWSPRGEKYVVVILNKIDVYQLDTASVSGTITNEKRVSSVTFLSESVLAVAGDEEVVRFFDCDSLMCLSEFKAHENRVKDMFSFETPEHHIIVTASSDGFIKMWKLKENKGVSPSLLCEVNTNARLTCLGVWLDRVTDTKGSLLPAVEPSPVSKQEQSKRKKKESGREVQEEERQLKPDTKKCGLTGDSNKPTKGSSLVSSKRKTVEMLGKKKSKRKKI, from the exons ATGAAAAAGAAGATAGACCATGGGGCTCTAGTGCATCACAATG GCACAATAACTTGCCTGAAATTCCACGGCAACAGGCACTTAATCAGCGGGGCAGAGGACGGCCTCATTTGTGTCTGGGATGCAAAGAAATGGGAGTGCCTGAAGTCGATTAAAGCTCACAA AGGACATGTGACCTTCCTTTCCATTCACCCGTCTGGCAAGTTGGCCCTGTCTGTGGGTACAGATAAGACATTAAG AACATGGAATCTTGTGGAAGGAAGATCGGCAttcataaaaaacataaaacaaa ATGCTCACATAGTGGAATGGTCCCCAAGAGGAGAGAAATACGTAGTTGTCATTCTGAACAAAATAGATGTCTATCAGCTTGACACTGCATCCGTCAGTGGCACCATCACAAATGAAAAGAGAGTATCTTCTGTTACGTTTCTTTCA GAATCTGTCCTTGCAGTGGCTGGAGATGAGGAGGTCGTAAGATTTTTTGACTGTGATTCACTAATGTGCCTCTCTGAATTCAAAGCTCATGAAAACAG GGTAAAAGACATGTTCAGTTTTGAAACTCCAGAGCATCATATTATTGTTACAGCATCGAGTGATGGTTTCATCAAAATGTGGAAGCTCAAAGAGAACAAG GGGGTTTCCCCGTCTTTGCTGTGTGAAGTAAACACTAACGCCAGGCTGACATGTCTTGGAGTGTGGCTGGACAGAGTGACAGACACGAAAGGAAGCCTGCTTCCAGCTGTAGAACCATCTCCTG TAAGTAAACAAGAACagtccaaaaggaaaaaaaaggaatctggcCGTGAAGTCCAGGAGGAAGAAAGGCAGCTAAAACCTGACACGAAGAAATGCGGTTTAACTGGTGACAGTAATAAGCCAACAAAAGGAAGCAGCCTGGTGTCAAGCAAGAGGAAAACAGTAGAAATgttaggaaaaaagaagagcaaaaggaagaaaatatga